In Musa acuminata AAA Group cultivar baxijiao chromosome BXJ3-9, Cavendish_Baxijiao_AAA, whole genome shotgun sequence, a single genomic region encodes these proteins:
- the LOC103997996 gene encoding uncharacterized protein LOC103997996, which translates to MSRTHARLASAVERPPRSRVSPSPLSDNDRRRSRSRTPPPRSRSPDYRRGGHRWSPYRDGPIRNGKPPGRGDDDDDDDEELKGLSYFEYRRLKRQQLRKKLKNCIWKVTPSPPRSEREQLEPLDESDGAIVASPEEEEEAEGKGRRDRSRNSETDGSDGSPSDSAPDDSESESRSPPSSRRRRRERRNKRGRSSRKKRYSDSDDGKGSSYEDDSSEEAPERSSDQSEDEEDRKRRRRKSGTRRTKSKKSERSNRRKRTKSRATSSDDSEEEYDSSPIPRGKALRKSKKRSKKSDTPSDSEADDGSADAKKPEVDPEALKFKEMIESQKKLALDNEPFVGPAPLPRAEGHISYGGALRPGEGDAIAQYVQQGKRIPRRGEVGLSAEEIQKFEDLGYVMSGSRHQRMNAIRIRKENQVYSAEDKRALAMFNYEEKAKREHKVMADLQRLVHRHIGQDVGPTHDPFAPKTSDAADD; encoded by the coding sequence ATGAGTCGCACGCACGCAAGGCTTGCCTCCGCCGTCGAGCGCCCGCCCCGCTCTAGGGTTTCCCCCTCCCCCCTCTCCGACAACGACCGCCGCCGCTCCCGATCCCGGACCCCTCCGCCTCGCTCCCGTAGCCCCGACTACCGCCGCGGCGGCCACCGTTGGTCACCCTACCGCGATGGCCCGATCCGGAACGGGAAGCCACCGGGCCgcggagacgacgacgacgacgacgatgaggagCTCAAGGGCCTGAGCTACTTCGAGTACCGGCGCCTCAAGCGTCAGCAGCTGCGGAAGAAGCTCAAGAATTGCATCTGGAAGGTGACCCCTAGCCCTCCGAGGAGCGAGAGGGAGCAATTGGAACCGCTCGATGAGTCTGATGGCGCCATAGTCGCGTctcctgaggaggaggaggaagctgagGGCAAAGGGCGAAGGGATCGGAGTAGGAACTCCGAGACCGACGGTTCGGATGGGAGCCCTTCCGATTCAGCTCCAGATGATTCCGAATCCGAATCGAGGAGCCCTCCTTCGTCGAGGAGGCgaagaagggagaggaggaaCAAAAGAGGGAGAAGCAGCCGGAAGAAGAGGTACTCTGATTCAGATGACGGAAAAGGCTCTTCCTACGAGGACGATTCGAGCGAGGAGGCACCAGAGCGCTCGAGCGACCAGAGCGAAGATGAGGAGGACAgaaagcggaggaggaggaagtcaGGAACGCGGCGGACGAAGTCGAAGAAGAGCGAGAGGAGTAACAGGAGGAAGAGAACGAAGAGCAGGGCAACAAGCTCGGATGATAGCGAGGAGGAGTACGATTCTAGCCCTATACCCAGGGGAAAGGCCTTACGAAAGAGCAAGAAACGGTCTAAGAAGTCTGACACACCCTCAGATTCGGAAGCTGATGACGGGTCTGCTGATGCCAAGAAGCCCGAGGTTGATCCTGAGGCTCTCAAGTTTAAGGAGATGATCGAATCACAGAAGAAGCTTGCTCTAGACAATGAGCCTTTTGTTGGGCCGGCACCTCTCCCACGTGCTGAGGGACATATCAGCTATGGTGGTGCGCTGAGGCCTGGAGAAGGTGATGCTATTGCCCAATATGTGCAACAAGGGAAGCGTATTCCAAGGAGAGGAGAGGTCGGGCTGTCCGCAGAGGAGATACAGAAGTTTGAGGACTTGGGATATGTTATGAGTGGCAGCAGGCATCAGAGGATGAATGCCATCCGTATCAGAAAAGAAAACCAGGTTTACAGTGCTGAAGACAAGAGGGCACTCGCTATGTTCAACTATGAAGAGAAGGCAAAGAGAGAGCACAAAGTGATGGCTGATCTGCAGAGGTTGGTCCACCGCCATATCGGCCAGGATGTGGGCCCAACTCACGACCCATTTGCACCAAAGACTTCTGATGCAGCTGATGATTGA
- the LOC135649259 gene encoding mitochondrial phosphate carrier protein 3, mitochondrial-like: protein MDLSDRSRQSLIPSFLYSTAASRTIGLERNILGRNPVSKAAPAATANDGALMGSVVAQAPNEPGKIKLYSPMFYAACTAGGIASCGLTHTAVTPLDLVKCNMQIDPAKYKSISSGFGVLLKEQGVRGFFRGWVPTLLGYSAQGACKFGFYEFFKKYYSDIAGPEYAAKYKTLIYLAGSASAEVIADVALCPFEAVKVRVQTQPGFAKGLSDGLPKFVRSEGALGLYKGLVPLWGRQIPYTMMKFASFETIVEMIYKYSIPRPKDQCSKELQLGVSFAGGYIAGVFCAIVSHPADNLVSFLNNAKGATVGDAVKKLGLWGLFTRGLPLRIVMIGTLTGAQWGIYDAFKVMVGLPTTGGVTPAVPATGLDKLKAA, encoded by the exons ATGGATCTCTCAGATAGATCTCGCCAGTCCCTCATCCCCAGCTTCCTTTACTCCACCGCGGCCTCCCGAACCATCGGCCTGGAGCGGAATATCTTGGGGAGGAACCCCGTCTCCAAGGCGGCTCCTGCCGCGACGGCGAATGATGGCGCTTTGATGGGATCTGTGGTTGCCCAAGCGCCGAACGAGCCAGGGAAGATCAAGCTGTACTCCCCTATGTTCTACGCCGCCTGCACCGCCGGTGGGATCGCCAGTTGCGGCCTCACCCACACGGCCGTCACCCCGCTAGATCTCGTCAAGTGTAACATGCAG ATTGACCCAGCGAAGTACAAGAGCATCTCCTCAGGATTTGGTGTCCTCCTTAAAGAACAAGGCGTCAGGGGATTCTTCAGAGGCTGGGTGCCAACCCTGCTCGGATACAGCGCCCAGGGGGCCTGCAAGTTTGGATTCTACGAGTTCTTCAAGAAGTACTACTCTGATATCGCTGGACCTGAGTACGCTGCCAAGTACAAGACTCTGATCTACCTCGCTGGCTCTGCTTCTGCTGAAGTGATTGCTGATGTCGCTCTCTGCCCCTTCGAGGCAGTTAAGGTGCGGGTCCAGACACAGCCAGGGTTTGCTAAGGGTTTGAGTGATGGGTTGCCCAAGTTTGTAAGGTCTGAGGGCGCTTTGGG ATTGTATAAAGGATTGGTCCCGCTTTGGGGGCGTCAGATTCCTT ATACTATGATGAAATTTGCCTCATTTGAGACTATTGTTGAAATGATCTACAAATACTCGATTCCAAGACCAAAGGACCAGTGTAGCAAAGAACTTCAGCTGGGAGTGAGCTTTGCTGGTGGTTACATTGCTGGTGTCTTCTGTGCAATTGTTTCTCACCCAGCTGACAATCTTGTCTCTTTCCTGAACAATGCCAAGGGTGCCACTGTTGGTGAT GCCGTGAAGAAACTTGGGTTGTGGGGTCTTTTCACACGTGGACTGCCCCTTCGTATAGTCATGATCGGTACTCTAACTGGTGCGCAGTGGGGAATCTATGATGCTTTCAAAGTTATGGTTGGCCT GCCAACGACTGGTGGAGTTACTCCTGCTGTTCCTGCTACAGGGCTTGACAAACTGAAAGCTGCTTGA
- the LOC103997999 gene encoding heat stress transcription factor B-4c-like — protein sequence MEIECWGTADGGDGVVEGNRPVPAPFLTKTYQLVDDPATDHVVSWGDDRFSTFVVWRPPEFARDILPSYFKHNNFSSFVRQLNTYGFRKVVPERWEFANEFFRKGEKHLLCEIHRRKTASASSLFPLPSSPSLFPLYHHHAFDDQQLPSPHWREVASPRLLVLGTNSFVGGNDTVTRGGRQGPATATALIEENERLRRSNAALMSELSHMRQLYNDIIYLVQNHVRPVAPSSAAAASANFLLSSAYNQRRAGLNSGSTTSSSSLTIAGSEPSPLSPLHRSAKNHHPDNGESSSARPRLFGVPLDGCSISSSKRGLQADEPTSPSTKPRLVPQNMDLGLNLMPC from the exons ATGGAGATCGAGTGCTGGGGCACTGCAGATGGCGGCGACGGAGTGGTGGAGGGGAACAGACCCGTGCCGGCGCCGTTCCTGACCAAGACCTACCAGCTGGTCGACGACCCCGCCACCGACCACGTCGTCTCCTGGGGCGACGACCGCTTCTCCACCTTCGTGGTGTGGCGGCCACCCGAGTTTGCACGCGACATCCTCCCCAGCTACTTCAAGCACAACAACTTCTCCAGCTTCGTCCGCCAGCTCAACACCTAC GGGTTTCGCAAGGTGGTGCCTGAGAGATGGGAGTTCGCCAACGAGTTCTTTCGTAAGGGGGAGAAGCACTTGCTATGCGAGATCCATCGTCGTAAGACGGCCTCGGCTTCCTCCTTGTTTCCGTTGCCCTCGTCTCCCTCTCTGTTCCCTCTCTACCACCATCATGCTTTCGACGACCAACAGCTTCCAAGTCCCCATTGGCGCGAGGTCGCATCGCCACGCCTCCTTGTCCTCGGGACTAACAGTTTTGTCGGTGGTAACGATACTGTTACGAGGGGAGGACGACAAGGGCCGGCGACGGCGACCGCATTGATAGAGGAGAACGAGAGGCTGCGTCGGAGCAACGCGGCGCTGATGTCGGAGCTGTCTCACATGCGGCAGCTCTACAACGACATCATCTACCTAGTGCAGAATCACGTCCGGCCCGTCGCCCCCAGCTCCGCCGCCGCGGCCTCCGCCAACTTTCTCCTCTCCTCCGCCTATAACCAGCGCAGGGCGGGCCTCAACTCGGGCAGCACCACGTCCAGTAGCTCCCTCACGATCGCCGGATCAGAGCCATCGCCACTATCACCCCTGCATCGCTCCGCGAAGAACCACCACCCCGACAATGGAGAAAGTAGCAGCGCAAGGCCTAGGCTCTTCGGAGTGCCACTCGACGGGTGTTCCATTAGCAGCAGCAAGCGTGGGTTGCAAGCAGATGAGCCGACGTCGCCATCGACGAAACCTCGCTTGGTACCACAAAACATGGACTTAGGTCTCAACCTGATGCCATGTTAA
- the LOC103998150 gene encoding transcription factor HEC2-like has product MSVMEQMDVDFLNASPELQVDLMNMMLQLQQLAELSEALPPNEQLSAASPQAFHSSPTAPASPVFAGPQTSSSSSLDATAAYDPIMGPLLNGSLAGDPSLASGLSSLAHGPASTAAMREMIFRIAAMQPVHVDPDSVKPPKRRNVRISKDPQSVAARLRRERISERMRVLQHMVPGGTKMDTASMLDEAIHYVKFLKTQVRSLEQAAVSQGMGVAAALPPTAGLIPSPGGYSYFQDMYQLQDQTFMNFAQM; this is encoded by the coding sequence ATGTCTGTCATGGAACAAATGGACGTCGACTTCTTGAACGCTTCTCCGGAGCTACAGGTGGATTTGATGAACATGATGCTGCAGTTGCAGCAACTTGCGGAGCTATCGGAAGCCCTGCCGCCGAACGAACAGCTCTCCGCAGCTTCCCCGCAGGCGTTCCATTCCTCTCCCACCGCGCCTGCCTCGCCCGTGTTTGCTGGTCCCCAGACTTCCTCATCGTCTTCCTTGGACGCTACCGCTGCCTATGATCCAATCATGGGGCCACTGTTGAACGGTAGCCTCGCGGGCGACCCGTCGCTGGCGAGTGGCCTGTCGTCGCTTGCTCACGGGCCGGCCTCGACGGCGGCTATGAGGGAGATGATATTCCGCATCGCCGCGATGCAGCCGGTCCACGTCGACCCGGATTCCGTCAAGCCGCCGAAACGCCGCAACGTGAGGATCTCCAAGGACCCCCAGAGCGTGGCGGCCAGGCTCCGGAGGGAGCGGATCAGCGAGCGGATGCGGGTGCTGCAGCACATGGTCCCCGGGGGCACCAAGATGGACACGGCGTCGATGCTCGACGAGGCCATCCACTACGTCAAGTTCTTGAAGACGCAGGTGCGGTCACTGGAGCAGGCGGCGGTGAGCCAGGGAATGGGGGTGGCGGCGGCCCTGCCGCCCACCGCGGGGCTCATCCCGTCCCCCGGCGGCTACTCCTACTTCCAGGACATGTACCAGCTGCAGGACCAAACGTTCATGAACTTTGCCCAGATGTAA